In the Duncaniella freteri genome, one interval contains:
- a CDS encoding DUF4132 domain-containing protein, with protein sequence MKISWYGIVNDLCGAYVDKLVEGLDKAKGLTCEAREIINCYLLELNYEYHGNANFEAMVEKYAEEHGISNVAELFDGKLKPVAEYLIGREWSDLLQRYMRIESESPYTIGYVRRSIRCPRTEVHVRRNLKSVIDSFVMLRATGFSTAHILRCGRTYEESQELSDKLNIFPWLASMIDAGDRECIDYVKDAMTSENNSNRLTFAHFRAIAKSGNMELLETEGRLLLAARLQEGLRQAIIETMDEGRTESFIYMLRVIMDNNLQRFSAVKRGLAVSTGLGEIEAPERITEKFVERVFRYVTEPEEATKAVMSNDPMEVYLGLWAIAFYNVENIVEPVKSLIASAPAYRVEAAMLMLQCIQFPSMSRELVSSALHARWSDHGIIAGAMPLYLNDQEFHIGWYGNPKENPVPPLEKFFQSVEDAKRDFDIFVGLIESMKSSKETFDPYVFPWMCVELSRGEVATKICKIALLIDTPEYIERALAYIDTMDAYDRARFMKYMLINPTTRTQIEFVVNAMSDRGSEARIVACDIVATLSKEGRLTADDYLAMESHLRLKASGMRIAIIGILGVLPDNEAVASVRRLLSDKSAERRLAGLDIIKNWCDKGERKLLVESLLQVVESISRPSSKERILIDSIIASSGSNEESYNEGNGFGLYNPDEELCLELDNVTGDSTVGKVLVFEDKDRAETLMRKIISIIEENADYEFTDTYGETKRLGNSVRIKPYGRNLQALAKPDMWREFYEHEIGNPVDMLRLQLSTINTNSCDELFFPALKRILGSAFHLDAMKDICQNPFYGLACEVRQCLYDEFGHSESTWRIAADVMSEIALHVSADELVHKYKCGNSYWEYEKHYAIYDIWPVRPLYEQLEYIWNQCPDDLFVKSFKSRYEIYRKIGYKKAFNPLKPMEYVKLWGLGLMSDNDFWREMIGREDSPSMVDGLTCHLPLAPKRYAADKEKPLLLPEECTLVNTAVDRILEIELKRGDTPTVVSELAKEINVITGIDYLIKILVGLGKDKPTNNLYSIGDSKRSMFSRLLRVCCPTEEDTPLQLKKKAEEAGISDERLVEAAMFSPRWLEMVEQAIGWKGLTSAAYYFLAHTGENLDNNVKSHISRYTSVAPEDFSDGAFDTVWFHEIYRQLGKKRFEIVYDAAKYIAEGNRHTRARKLSDAVLGILKAKDVMKEITDKRNKDLVVAYGLIPLGRNRIKDLRQRYAFLNKFLKESKQFGAQRQASESRAVKLALDNLARTAGFGDSTRLTWSMEADLVKEAAEYLSPQVVDGVTAYISIGEDMPEIVLESKGKRLQSIPSRLKKDKYIERMREVHKQLKEQHVRGRSLLEKAMVESSWFTGEEISQLSENPVIWKLFSRLVLVKDGGVFGFPGDDGHSLVSAHGEVVEILGGDIVRIAHPHDFFMAGVWSEYQSALFDRQWRQPFKQVFRELYVPTEEEKEKSVSMRYSGNQIMPARAVGILKKRQWTVDYENGLQKVCFHGDVTAVMYALADWFSPSDIEAPTLEYVAFYDRRSFKDKRIADVLPVVFSEIMRDVDLAVSVAHAGGVDPEASHSTIEMRRVIVEHAMPMFGISNVKVAGNFAKVSGKLGNYNIHLGSGVIHKEGGAHIAVLPVHSQSRGRIFLPFLDEDPKTAEIISKILLFAEDDKIKDPSILSQI encoded by the coding sequence ATGAAAATATCCTGGTACGGAATTGTCAACGATCTTTGCGGAGCTTATGTCGATAAGCTTGTCGAAGGATTGGATAAAGCTAAGGGGCTGACTTGTGAGGCACGTGAAATCATCAACTGTTATCTGCTTGAACTTAATTATGAATATCATGGTAATGCCAATTTTGAAGCCATGGTGGAAAAGTATGCTGAAGAGCATGGCATTTCAAATGTTGCAGAACTCTTTGATGGCAAGCTTAAGCCTGTAGCTGAGTATCTTATTGGCAGAGAATGGTCTGATTTACTTCAACGGTATATGAGGATAGAGTCGGAGTCGCCCTATACGATAGGATATGTCCGACGCTCTATACGTTGTCCTCGTACAGAAGTCCATGTGAGACGCAATCTAAAATCCGTGATAGATAGCTTTGTGATGCTGCGTGCTACAGGATTTTCCACAGCCCATATATTACGTTGCGGGCGTACATACGAAGAGTCACAGGAATTATCCGATAAGTTGAATATATTTCCTTGGCTTGCTTCAATGATTGATGCCGGCGATCGTGAATGCATCGACTACGTCAAGGATGCTATGACTTCGGAAAACAATTCCAATCGCCTGACTTTTGCGCATTTCAGAGCTATTGCCAAAAGTGGCAACATGGAGCTCCTTGAAACGGAAGGGAGATTGCTTCTTGCCGCTCGTTTGCAGGAGGGGCTTCGTCAGGCAATAATCGAGACTATGGATGAGGGCCGCACCGAAAGTTTCATATATATGCTCAGGGTGATCATGGATAACAATCTACAGCGATTCTCGGCTGTGAAGCGTGGTCTTGCCGTTTCCACTGGGCTCGGAGAAATAGAGGCTCCGGAGCGTATCACTGAGAAGTTTGTAGAGCGTGTATTCCGATATGTGACCGAGCCTGAGGAAGCCACTAAAGCGGTGATGAGCAACGATCCAATGGAAGTGTATCTCGGACTTTGGGCTATTGCTTTTTACAATGTTGAGAATATTGTTGAGCCTGTAAAATCACTTATAGCCTCAGCTCCGGCATATCGTGTAGAGGCGGCGATGCTTATGCTCCAGTGCATACAGTTTCCCTCAATGTCAAGGGAGCTTGTATCGTCAGCACTGCATGCTCGTTGGAGTGATCATGGCATAATTGCAGGAGCGATGCCATTGTATCTTAATGACCAGGAGTTTCATATCGGGTGGTATGGGAATCCGAAGGAGAACCCGGTGCCTCCGTTGGAGAAATTTTTCCAGTCCGTAGAAGATGCCAAACGTGATTTTGATATTTTTGTCGGACTAATTGAGTCGATGAAATCATCAAAAGAGACATTTGATCCCTATGTATTCCCATGGATGTGTGTAGAATTGTCACGAGGAGAAGTGGCAACCAAGATATGCAAGATCGCCCTATTGATCGATACGCCGGAATATATAGAGCGGGCTCTCGCATATATTGACACTATGGATGCGTATGACCGTGCTCGGTTTATGAAATATATGCTTATAAACCCAACTACACGCACTCAGATAGAGTTTGTTGTAAATGCCATGTCCGATCGTGGCTCTGAAGCGCGTATTGTGGCATGCGATATAGTGGCGACACTTAGCAAGGAGGGAAGACTTACGGCTGACGACTATCTTGCCATGGAGAGTCATTTGCGCCTCAAAGCCTCCGGGATGCGTATCGCTATCATTGGTATCCTTGGAGTGTTGCCCGATAATGAGGCAGTAGCATCGGTCCGTAGACTGCTTTCCGACAAGTCTGCCGAACGACGCCTTGCCGGACTTGATATCATAAAGAACTGGTGTGACAAAGGCGAACGTAAATTGCTTGTGGAGTCATTGCTCCAGGTAGTTGAGTCAATATCTCGTCCGTCATCAAAGGAAAGAATACTCATTGACAGTATCATTGCTTCTTCCGGCAGCAATGAAGAGAGTTACAATGAGGGGAATGGATTCGGATTGTATAATCCTGATGAAGAGCTATGTCTGGAGCTGGATAATGTCACTGGTGATTCAACAGTTGGGAAAGTGTTGGTTTTCGAGGATAAAGACCGAGCTGAGACTCTGATGCGAAAAATTATCAGTATTATCGAGGAGAATGCTGATTATGAATTTACGGACACCTACGGAGAGACAAAGCGGCTTGGAAATAGTGTCAGGATAAAGCCTTACGGCCGCAATCTTCAGGCTCTTGCCAAACCTGATATGTGGCGGGAATTTTACGAGCATGAAATAGGGAATCCGGTGGATATGCTTCGACTTCAGCTCTCTACGATAAATACCAATAGTTGTGATGAATTGTTTTTTCCTGCCCTGAAAAGGATTTTGGGCAGTGCGTTTCATCTTGATGCAATGAAGGATATATGTCAAAATCCATTTTATGGGCTTGCCTGTGAGGTGCGTCAGTGCCTGTATGATGAGTTCGGACATAGCGAATCCACGTGGAGGATCGCGGCGGATGTGATGTCGGAAATTGCGCTTCATGTTTCCGCTGATGAATTGGTCCATAAATATAAGTGCGGAAATTCATATTGGGAATATGAAAAACATTATGCTATCTATGATATATGGCCTGTCAGACCTTTGTATGAACAGCTCGAATATATATGGAATCAATGTCCCGATGACCTGTTTGTAAAATCATTCAAATCGCGATATGAAATATATCGTAAGATTGGATATAAAAAGGCGTTTAATCCATTGAAGCCGATGGAGTATGTCAAGCTATGGGGGCTCGGCTTAATGAGTGATAATGATTTCTGGCGTGAGATGATCGGACGGGAGGACTCGCCAAGTATGGTGGATGGGCTTACATGTCATCTGCCACTTGCTCCTAAGCGTTATGCTGCCGATAAGGAAAAGCCTCTGCTCTTACCGGAAGAGTGCACGCTCGTTAATACGGCAGTGGACCGCATCCTTGAAATAGAGCTTAAACGAGGTGACACCCCGACAGTGGTGTCGGAACTTGCCAAGGAAATAAATGTCATAACCGGTATTGACTATCTGATAAAGATACTCGTTGGGCTTGGCAAAGACAAACCGACTAACAATCTATATTCAATTGGAGACAGCAAACGAAGCATGTTCAGTAGGTTGTTGCGAGTATGTTGTCCGACGGAGGAGGACACACCCTTGCAATTGAAGAAAAAGGCAGAGGAGGCAGGCATCAGTGATGAGCGTCTTGTCGAGGCTGCTATGTTTTCGCCACGCTGGCTTGAAATGGTGGAGCAGGCTATCGGATGGAAGGGTCTTACAAGTGCGGCTTACTATTTTCTTGCTCATACAGGTGAGAATCTTGACAACAATGTGAAATCCCACATATCACGTTACACATCTGTGGCTCCGGAGGATTTCTCAGATGGTGCATTTGATACTGTTTGGTTCCATGAAATATACAGGCAGCTTGGCAAGAAGCGTTTCGAGATAGTGTATGATGCCGCCAAATATATTGCGGAAGGCAATCGTCATACCAGGGCACGTAAGTTGTCCGATGCGGTGCTTGGCATTCTGAAAGCAAAGGATGTGATGAAGGAAATCACAGATAAGCGGAACAAGGATCTTGTGGTGGCTTATGGTTTGATTCCTCTTGGACGCAACCGTATCAAGGATTTGAGGCAACGTTATGCATTCCTCAACAAGTTCCTGAAAGAGAGCAAACAGTTTGGGGCTCAGCGTCAGGCAAGTGAATCAAGGGCTGTGAAGCTCGCTCTTGACAATCTTGCACGTACAGCAGGATTCGGTGATTCCACACGACTAACATGGAGCATGGAGGCTGATCTTGTGAAGGAAGCGGCAGAATATCTTTCTCCACAGGTGGTTGACGGTGTCACAGCATATATCTCCATTGGAGAGGATATGCCTGAGATTGTGTTGGAGAGCAAGGGTAAACGCCTGCAGAGCATACCGTCACGCTTGAAAAAGGATAAATATATCGAACGTATGAGGGAGGTCCACAAGCAGCTTAAGGAGCAGCATGTGCGAGGCAGAAGTCTGCTTGAGAAAGCTATGGTGGAGTCTTCCTGGTTTACAGGTGAAGAGATTTCTCAATTGAGTGAGAATCCGGTGATATGGAAGTTGTTCTCTCGTCTGGTTTTGGTAAAGGATGGAGGAGTGTTCGGTTTCCCGGGTGATGACGGGCACTCTCTTGTGTCGGCTCATGGAGAGGTGGTGGAAATCTTAGGTGGAGATATTGTACGTATCGCACATCCTCATGACTTCTTTATGGCAGGCGTGTGGAGTGAATATCAGTCAGCCTTGTTTGACCGACAGTGGCGACAGCCGTTTAAGCAGGTGTTCCGAGAACTTTATGTGCCTACTGAAGAGGAAAAGGAAAAATCTGTGTCAATGCGCTATTCCGGAAATCAGATTATGCCTGCACGCGCAGTGGGTATACTGAAAAAGCGGCAGTGGACTGTTGATTATGAAAACGGTTTGCAGAAAGTCTGTTTCCATGGCGATGTTACTGCTGTGATGTATGCTCTGGCAGATTGGTTCTCTCCGTCCGATATTGAAGCTCCGACATTGGAGTATGTTGCTTTCTATGATCGCAGAAGTTTCAAGGATAAAAGGATTGCCGATGTGCTTCCGGTTGTGTTCTCAGAGATAATGCGCGATGTTGATCTTGCTGTGAGTGTAGCTCATGCCGGCGGAGTAGATCCTGAGGCAAGTCATTCTACCATTGAGATGCGTCGTGTGATAGTAGAGCATGCTATGCCTATGTTCGGAATTTCAAATGTCAAGGTTGCCGGCAACTTTGCAAAAGTCAGTGGGAAGCTTGGCAACTATAATATACATCTTGGTAGCGGCGTGATCCATAAGGAGGGTGGTGCGCATATAGCCGTGCTTCCGGTTCACTCTCAAAGTCGTGGAAGAATATTTCTTCCGTTTCTTGACGAGGACCCGAAGACAGCAGAAATCATATCGAAGATTCTGTTGTTTGCGGAGGACGATAAAATCAAGGACCCTTCAATACTAAGCCAGATATGA
- a CDS encoding dihydroorotate dehydrogenase electron transfer subunit — MYSRLTLAPADGSKLPEILPGQFVQVAAETPGVFLRRPISINDVDYDKNTIDLLIRKAGTGTAALLSLKENDTVNILLPLGNGFSTTAEPASRLMLIGGGVGVAPLLYLGRKLKETGHCVEFLLGARSGADILEMEQFEEVGRVHISTEDGSLGEKGLVTQHSALNENIDNIYCCGPAPMMKAVAHIAKERNIECEVSLENMMACGLGACLCCVENTVKGNVCVCTEGPVFNINLLNW; from the coding sequence ATGTATTCGCGTCTGACACTTGCTCCGGCCGATGGCTCAAAATTGCCTGAAATCCTTCCTGGTCAATTTGTACAAGTGGCTGCCGAGACACCGGGAGTGTTTCTGAGGAGACCGATCTCGATCAATGATGTCGACTACGACAAAAACACTATTGATCTTCTGATCCGCAAAGCAGGCACAGGCACTGCCGCCCTCTTATCTCTGAAAGAGAACGACACCGTAAATATATTGCTCCCTCTCGGAAACGGCTTCTCCACTACAGCAGAACCGGCCTCACGGCTCATGCTCATTGGTGGAGGCGTAGGTGTAGCCCCCTTGCTCTATCTTGGAAGAAAACTAAAGGAGACCGGACATTGCGTAGAGTTTCTGCTCGGAGCTCGTTCAGGAGCCGACATACTCGAAATGGAGCAATTCGAGGAAGTGGGACGCGTACATATCTCCACCGAGGATGGCTCTCTGGGGGAAAAGGGACTTGTCACACAGCACTCGGCTCTTAACGAAAACATCGACAACATATACTGCTGCGGTCCGGCACCAATGATGAAAGCAGTAGCACACATAGCCAAGGAAAGAAACATCGAATGTGAGGTGTCATTGGAAAACATGATGGCTTGCGGACTCGGAGCCTGCCTATGCTGTGTGGAAAACACTGTGAAAGGCAATGTATGCGTATGCACCGAAGGACCTGTCTTTAATATAAACCTCCTCAATTGGTAA
- a CDS encoding tetratricopeptide repeat protein, whose translation MKLNRHLLIIVYIFISCAVYSYADTPYMELVDKADKACNDGKWSEAAKILQDAIKEEPDNPGNVLLLSNLGLVRYNLGLDSLAIDAFDQALDIAPSSVTIIANRAKVYAAMGLEQEAFNDYSRIMMLDSTYITARFHHGLIALRHRMFDVAKEDFEYLKTHYPASDEALIGEATMHSLVGEYNEAIPLYTEILRKIKEPEYFGARAYCYLMTDDLQAAAEDIAQALELDPNDGELYLYRAALNKMHYRPEDAKKDAERAIQLGVDPARAQEFMTK comes from the coding sequence ATGAAGCTAAACCGCCATCTCCTCATCATCGTATACATATTTATTTCTTGCGCCGTCTACTCCTATGCCGACACTCCATATATGGAACTGGTCGACAAGGCTGATAAAGCATGTAACGACGGCAAATGGAGCGAAGCAGCAAAAATCCTACAGGATGCAATAAAGGAGGAGCCTGACAATCCGGGCAATGTGCTCCTGCTCAGCAACCTGGGCCTGGTGCGTTACAACCTCGGGCTTGATTCGCTCGCAATTGATGCATTTGACCAGGCTCTTGACATCGCTCCGTCAAGTGTAACCATAATTGCCAACAGGGCTAAGGTCTATGCGGCAATGGGACTTGAGCAGGAAGCATTCAATGACTATAGCCGCATAATGATGCTCGATTCCACATATATCACCGCTCGATTTCATCATGGGCTGATAGCACTCAGGCATAGGATGTTTGACGTAGCCAAAGAGGATTTCGAATATCTCAAAACTCACTATCCGGCTTCCGATGAGGCCCTCATCGGTGAGGCGACAATGCACAGCCTTGTGGGAGAATACAACGAAGCAATACCTCTGTACACCGAAATTCTGCGAAAAATAAAAGAGCCTGAATACTTCGGAGCACGAGCCTACTGCTATCTTATGACAGACGATCTACAGGCCGCAGCCGAAGATATAGCCCAAGCCTTGGAGCTTGACCCGAACGATGGAGAACTCTATCTCTACCGTGCCGCTCTTAATAAAATGCACTACCGTCCGGAGGATGCAAAAAAAGATGCAGAGCGGGCAATCCAACTCGGGGTCGACCCGGCACGCGCACAGGAATTCATGACCAAATAG
- a CDS encoding dihydroorotate dehydrogenase yields the protein MAKLSVNIGSLSLKNPVLTASGTFGYGEEFTPFIDLNRLGGYIIKGTTLEHREGNPYPRMVETPSGMLNAVGLQNKGVDYFINNIYPRIKEYDSELIVNVSGAKVEDYVETARRLSSLDKVNAIEVNISCPNVKEGGMAFGTTTKGAAEVTKAIRSVYPKTLIVKLSPNVTSIADIAKAAEAEGADSVSLINTIMGMSIDVERRRPHLSTITGGLSGPAVRPVAVRMVWQVAKAVKIPVIGLGGIMNGRDAIEFMLAGATAVEIGTANFIDPAVTMKVIDYMEDYCSRHGINDINEIIGEI from the coding sequence ATGGCAAAACTATCAGTAAATATAGGCTCTCTGTCACTCAAGAACCCTGTACTCACAGCATCAGGAACATTTGGCTATGGTGAGGAATTCACTCCATTCATCGACCTCAACCGACTCGGAGGATACATCATCAAGGGCACAACTCTCGAACACAGGGAGGGGAACCCATATCCGCGCATGGTGGAAACACCATCTGGCATGCTAAATGCCGTAGGACTGCAAAACAAAGGGGTGGATTATTTCATCAATAATATATATCCCCGCATAAAGGAGTATGACTCCGAACTTATAGTCAACGTATCAGGAGCCAAGGTGGAGGATTATGTTGAGACTGCACGCAGGCTTTCATCGCTCGACAAAGTAAATGCTATAGAAGTAAATATCTCATGCCCCAATGTCAAGGAGGGCGGTATGGCGTTCGGCACCACCACCAAAGGAGCTGCAGAGGTCACTAAAGCCATTCGTTCAGTATATCCCAAGACCCTGATAGTAAAACTGTCACCTAACGTGACCTCCATTGCCGATATAGCCAAAGCCGCGGAAGCAGAAGGAGCCGATTCAGTATCACTCATCAACACCATCATGGGAATGTCGATCGACGTGGAACGACGTCGCCCACACCTTTCCACCATTACAGGCGGCCTCTCCGGACCTGCCGTACGACCGGTGGCAGTAAGAATGGTGTGGCAAGTTGCCAAAGCCGTAAAAATCCCTGTGATAGGTCTCGGAGGCATCATGAACGGACGTGATGCCATAGAGTTCATGCTCGCAGGTGCAACTGCTGTCGAAATAGGAACAGCCAACTTTATCGACCCAGCCGTGACCATGAAAGTCATTGACTACATGGAGGACTACTGTTCTCGCCACGGCATAAACGATATAAACGAAATAATCGGCGAAATATAG
- a CDS encoding helix-turn-helix domain-containing protein, producing MELTTPLKYHQRDISVFQSLAEIPYITFPTRLERMLLVVCISGHISAYIDMESRTVGPNDILVLRPGHMITDCVTDENFSGFFITATQEKINQLLPSLRYVVPYSLFFYDNPIINITDEELESLKLIYNMLSKQLSSTPRPYHNMALGAMCEVLFFNTLGIYASRLKTSVHKSRKEDLLIKFIQILEDNFMTERSVTFYADKLFVTPKHLSAVLKEISEKTAGEWIDLRVILEAKLLLRSTGLNIQEISTKLNFANQSFFGKYFKHLTGMSPRDYRAKLSEA from the coding sequence ATGGAGCTTACAACCCCATTAAAATACCATCAACGTGATATATCGGTATTCCAGTCTTTGGCTGAAATACCATATATCACGTTTCCTACGCGTCTCGAACGGATGCTTCTCGTAGTGTGCATATCCGGTCATATCTCCGCTTACATTGACATGGAGTCGAGGACTGTAGGTCCGAACGACATCCTTGTGCTACGCCCCGGGCATATGATCACCGATTGTGTCACTGACGAAAATTTCTCAGGATTTTTCATTACAGCCACACAGGAGAAGATCAATCAGCTACTTCCGTCCCTGAGATATGTAGTGCCCTACAGCCTCTTCTTCTACGACAATCCGATAATAAATATCACTGACGAGGAACTTGAATCGCTCAAGCTCATCTACAATATGCTGAGCAAGCAGCTGTCATCAACCCCTCGACCATATCATAACATGGCGTTGGGCGCGATGTGCGAAGTGCTGTTTTTCAATACGCTTGGCATATATGCATCTCGACTTAAGACCTCAGTCCACAAATCCCGCAAAGAGGACCTGCTCATAAAGTTCATACAGATACTTGAGGATAATTTCATGACCGAACGCTCAGTGACATTTTATGCCGACAAACTGTTTGTAACGCCCAAACATCTGTCAGCCGTCCTGAAGGAGATCAGTGAAAAGACTGCCGGAGAATGGATTGACCTGCGTGTAATCCTCGAAGCAAAACTTCTGCTCCGTTCCACCGGGCTTAACATTCAAGAAATCAGCACGAAGCTCAACTTTGCCAACCAGTCGTTCTTTGGCAAATACTTCAAGCATCTCACCGGTATGTCGCCACGTGACTACCGAGCAAAACTCTCCGAAGCATGA
- a CDS encoding helix-turn-helix domain-containing protein, with product MERNQYKFDTIKAYCDHHNIPVKHPLVAVVDFESISELQSYTSKWGLYAIMLKDTKCCDINYGKTRYDYDDMSIVSFAPGQVTHIDIPEGVASPSGKGVLFHPDFLFRTPLAQGIKKYSYFSYDSSEALHLSAEERQTIVDTIERIRAEIDHHADKFSKRLIISNIELLLDYCMRYYSRQFIVREEMNYGIIAKFENLLDSYLSDGKGAEDGIPSVKYFADKVALSPNYFGDLVKRETGVTAQDYIHEKVLNQAKMRLLSGDKNVSQVAYSLGFQYPQHFIRFFKRKAGVTPKEFINMN from the coding sequence ATGGAACGGAATCAATACAAATTCGACACTATAAAGGCATATTGCGATCATCACAATATACCGGTAAAGCATCCTCTTGTAGCTGTAGTCGACTTTGAAAGCATTTCCGAGCTCCAGTCCTACACCTCCAAATGGGGACTGTATGCAATCATGTTGAAGGACACAAAGTGCTGTGATATAAACTATGGGAAGACTCGCTACGATTATGACGACATGTCTATTGTAAGCTTTGCCCCAGGCCAGGTAACACATATCGATATACCTGAAGGAGTGGCTTCACCAAGCGGTAAAGGAGTGTTGTTTCACCCTGATTTCCTCTTCCGCACACCACTCGCACAAGGTATCAAGAAATACTCATACTTTTCTTATGACTCTTCCGAGGCACTGCACCTGTCAGCTGAAGAACGTCAGACCATAGTCGATACAATCGAACGAATACGCGCCGAAATTGACCATCACGCCGATAAATTCTCCAAAAGACTTATCATATCCAACATAGAGCTCCTTCTCGACTATTGCATGCGTTACTACAGCCGTCAGTTCATAGTAAGAGAAGAAATGAACTATGGTATAATCGCAAAGTTCGAAAACCTTCTTGACAGCTATCTGTCGGACGGCAAAGGAGCGGAAGATGGGATTCCCAGCGTGAAATATTTTGCCGACAAAGTAGCCCTCTCTCCCAATTATTTCGGAGACCTGGTAAAACGAGAGACCGGTGTCACAGCCCAGGACTATATACATGAGAAAGTGCTTAATCAAGCCAAAATGCGTCTGCTCAGCGGTGATAAAAATGTGAGCCAGGTAGCCTACTCATTAGGCTTTCAATATCCACAACACTTCATCAGATTCTTCAAACGCAAAGCAGGTGTGACACCTAAAGAATTTATCAACATGAATTAA